The Synechocystis sp. PCC 6714 genome includes the window TGAAAATTGTATTAACGGTTTCAGTGATAATTTGATTGGTTATTTTTAAGGGGATTTTAGTGATCAAACGAGTAATTCCCCAAACAATTTTTAATAAACCCCAAGTTGTATTTGCCAAGGGTATAGACCGCAAGGAGCGCAGATCTGCTTTAAACCATTCTTTTAATCGTCGGGTGCTACCTTCTACTTTTTCTAATAGAATTCTTAATTCCCGGTAATCTTGTTGCCATAGATAGAGTTGGTAACGCAATCGTTGCTGCCAGGGTTGTTTTGGCTTGGGTGAAACAGGAATAAGAGATTTTTCCTCTTCGATATTGACTGGCTGGTTAAACCAGTCGACTTCAAAAGCTTTGATGATTTTGATATTTTCAATTGCTAAAGAATCATTTAGAACTTTGTTGGCAATGATAATTGGTTCATAACCCTTTCTTTCTGCTGCTTCTGCCACAGCAATACTGCATTCATAATGGTGTCCTTGCAGGTTACACAGGGAATGATCAATAACAACAAATTTCTTCATTACTGGAAAAAAATAAAAGTGGCTCTTCTCCAGTTCGGTGGGAATGGAGAAGCCAGTCAACCTAGATAACTAGGGTATAACTACGGCAAGTCAGCTACTGCTTAGTGGCCATATTTAATTAGTAAACTAAGCTAAGCAAGGTTAGCTAATGCCTAACTTGGTCAATAGCGGTAGGCGATCGCGATTAAAATCCTCTGCTACATTTTTGAGATGTTCTAAATTTTCAGCTTCTGTTTCCAAGGTTTTTCCTTCCTTAATAATTTTCTTGCCTTGATTGGAAAGTATTTGCCAGATAAATTGGGGGCCATCCTGTTTACGTTCTCTCGCTAATAGCAGTAGTTGTTCCAGACGATTGACAGCAACGCCTGTGCCAATTAGGGGAGAAGCTAAAAATGTCATTTCATCGCTGTAGAGAGATTTTGCTTTGACGGCACTGTTAAAGGTATCGGTGGATTTTTGTCTTTGTTTACGTACTGTTTCATTTACCGCAGGATGGACATAGCCAATGCCGGTCATGAGAATTAAGGCTTGGTAAAGGCTGTTTAAGGTAATATCCTTCGTTTTACCATCTTTTTGCAGTTCTCCCAGGGTCAGAGGACCATTCTCTAGGGCTTCACAAATGGGGCGATAAACATTTTCCTGGAGCTGCACTTCCCCCAAAGGAAATTGATGTTTAAATTTGATTGATTTGAGGGATGTTACCAGAGCAAAACGCAGACCTTGTAGGGCCCGTAAGTGTTCTTGGGGTAACAGAGAAAGTTTACCTCGGGTAAAAATATCTCGCCGGAACTGGGTATTTAAGAAGAAATCCCGTACTACCTCCCGAAAAATTGGATCCGTTACTTGGGATAGTTGAGTTTGGGCCGCGCTGGATAAATTCACTGCGTCCACATAGTCAATCAGATGGGCCGACCCCATAAAATTAAGTTTTGCTTCCTCCAACTCCTTGGCTACTTCATCAAAATAAAAAGCATTCCATTCTTCA containing:
- a CDS encoding class I SAM-dependent methyltransferase; its protein translation is MTWNEGYVLEVNYTCGFYGELSPLKLALAATLKSLQSPHLEKNFNYCELACGRGYSTNLLASCYPQAQFYANDFNPNHIVEARTLAETAGTKNVHFFDDSFEEFINQDLPQFDFIVLHGIYSWITPGNRQAIVNFIRQKLKVGGLVYISYNTLPGWAAARPMQALMLRYGRSSSEPILSRIEKALGFTEQMLEAKATYFTQNPILKPRLEKLKEQNRYYLAHEYFNEEWNAFYFDEVAKELEEAKLNFMGSAHLIDYVDAVNLSSAAQTQLSQVTDPIFREVVRDFFLNTQFRRDIFTRGKLSLLPQEHLRALQGLRFALVTSLKSIKFKHQFPLGEVQLQENVYRPICEALENGPLTLGELQKDGKTKDITLNSLYQALILMTGIGYVHPAVNETVRKQRQKSTDTFNSAVKAKSLYSDEMTFLASPLIGTGVAVNRLEQLLLLARERKQDGPQFIWQILSNQGKKIIKEGKTLETEAENLEHLKNVAEDFNRDRLPLLTKLGIS